Proteins found in one Methanospirillum hungatei JF-1 genomic segment:
- a CDS encoding ATP-dependent nuclease — translation MLKDEFERIWEQLTQKRPHVNNRLEQVRIQNIRGIVDISIRFPYPVSVLAGPNACGKTTVLHALGCLYINKLGRSFTPAKLFPDFKTKNPDIPHDSGGNNQISYLYYSNKVPSEMLWKRNADKWNKSYFGRKGVNQPERIVYLRNLSQLSSPAEIISLQKMGQEQINCDEIPPQLITLAHQILPHHYARLYLLSHKAKDLLFAERDDADHPSYSEFHMSAGERAILRLSRDISTLHDALILIDEIEAGLHPYTQQVLMLELQRLALRQDLQIIVTSHSPFILESVPSEGRIFLERSDNGVTVTPPYRDFVQRALYHQYLDLLSVVCEDDISEELVRGVVEILSPKLDLRQSIIQVGRDTGKDEFNHYIRALAKFNRLDQFIFVLDGDSRDYKDQLEKTAKTERCSLMILVLPGEYSPERYIITTLNQYSSEYAEHFGCSSHDFRKIVSDFIQLYEKSTGKERDIAKEILHSISLEIKTDEGRIARTVGRVETSRIGSDMEIFSRGLEEFILLWRS, via the coding sequence ATGTTAAAAGATGAATTTGAACGAATTTGGGAGCAATTAACCCAAAAACGTCCGCATGTAAATAATCGATTAGAACAAGTACGTATTCAAAATATTCGTGGCATTGTGGATATTTCAATTCGCTTTCCATATCCAGTTAGTGTACTCGCTGGACCAAATGCATGTGGGAAAACAACAGTTCTTCATGCATTAGGATGCCTGTATATAAATAAATTGGGACGATCATTTACTCCTGCAAAATTATTTCCTGATTTTAAGACAAAAAATCCAGATATTCCTCATGATTCTGGTGGAAATAATCAAATTTCATATCTATATTATTCTAATAAGGTTCCATCAGAGATGTTATGGAAGAGAAACGCGGATAAATGGAATAAAAGTTATTTTGGGAGGAAGGGCGTTAATCAGCCGGAAAGAATAGTTTATCTTCGCAATCTTTCACAACTCAGTAGTCCTGCAGAAATTATTAGCCTTCAAAAAATGGGACAAGAACAAATTAACTGTGATGAAATTCCTCCCCAACTGATTACTCTCGCTCATCAAATCCTGCCTCATCATTATGCCCGTCTTTATTTATTATCCCATAAAGCCAAAGATTTGTTATTTGCTGAGCGGGATGATGCTGATCATCCAAGTTACTCAGAATTTCATATGTCAGCCGGTGAAAGAGCTATTCTTCGCCTATCAAGGGATATATCAACTCTTCACGATGCCCTCATATTAATTGATGAAATCGAGGCAGGATTACACCCATATACACAACAAGTGCTTATGCTAGAATTACAGCGTCTTGCTCTTCGGCAGGATCTCCAGATTATTGTTACATCACATAGTCCATTTATTTTAGAGTCTGTGCCATCTGAGGGGCGCATTTTCTTAGAAAGGTCTGATAATGGGGTGACCGTTACCCCACCGTATCGCGACTTTGTTCAAAGGGCATTGTACCACCAATATTTGGACTTATTATCTGTTGTTTGTGAGGATGATATAAGTGAAGAATTGGTGAGAGGGGTTGTCGAAATTCTTTCTCCGAAATTGGATCTTCGACAGTCAATAATTCAGGTTGGACGTGATACAGGTAAGGATGAATTTAATCATTATATCCGTGCGTTGGCTAAATTTAACAGATTGGATCAATTTATCTTTGTCCTAGATGGAGATTCTAGAGACTATAAAGATCAACTTGAGAAGACTGCAAAAACTGAACGATGCTCCTTAATGATTTTAGTCCTTCCTGGTGAGTATTCACCTGAACGCTATATTATTACAACCTTAAATCAGTACTCGAGTGAATACGCAGAACATTTCGGTTGCTCAAGTCATGATTTTCGGAAGATTGTATCTGACTTTATTCAGTTATATGAAAAAAGTACAGGAAAGGAACGAGATATTGCAAAGGAGATTCTCCATTCCATCAGTTTAGAGATTAAGACTGATGAAGGCAGAATAGCCAGAACGGTCGGTAGAGTAGAGACTAGTCGAATAGGATCAGATATGGAAATTTTTTCAAGGGGACTAGAAGAATTTATTCTTCTCTGGAGGTCCTAA
- a CDS encoding AAA family ATPase, with the protein MTERQKKKKTLSISQRYSSSEPPRTILTNESTAHPHKFSIGLKNIGPIESGDITIKPCTIIIGSNRSGKSYIAKIIYAMYSLQNDLYYSTGSFQYFQNNYLKDELPIPQELFKLIQEWDIKSDLILPDSILSEISDSLFSNITEKLFTNALIDVFNTQLNELISKQRNEGEFLFKIRGETLSTTLDKEGLHLHIKPDILKLIQYKITYQKNDDKIDISYHNFHFVHPYSLIRDNDGLLKIARDMTYCIAAGILQDYYFYNSFDGVYFPAGRASLMEMKPFVAMQLLSSSRASAKPSPKMSSVFSDFFALLEKVLATKDISNDQYDELIGHLIGGRFEINKLSDNEFEYQYYSEKNPIPFHLLSSGVQELAPILLYIKYRMQPGDLIIIEEPEAHLHPANQLLMAQLITKMIREKVTVVLTTHSDYLVEQLANYLKTGLLSPDDRKGLVSDSDLYIHDDEIGVYVMEKSEKDDLYHARELPIDPLIGIPSEEFVRVSEILYNETIQIEQELEAE; encoded by the coding sequence ATGACAGAGAGACAAAAAAAGAAAAAAACATTATCAATATCACAACGGTATTCCTCATCAGAGCCACCAAGGACAATACTTACCAATGAATCAACTGCACACCCTCATAAGTTTTCAATAGGCCTGAAAAACATCGGTCCAATTGAATCGGGTGACATTACAATAAAACCCTGTACAATTATTATTGGTTCAAATCGTTCAGGAAAATCCTATATAGCAAAAATAATTTATGCAATGTACTCCCTTCAGAATGACCTTTATTATTCAACAGGTTCTTTTCAATATTTTCAAAATAATTATCTTAAAGATGAACTCCCAATACCCCAGGAATTATTTAAATTAATTCAGGAATGGGATATAAAATCAGACTTAATTCTTCCTGATTCAATTCTATCAGAAATATCTGATTCTCTTTTTTCTAATATTACAGAAAAACTCTTTACAAATGCACTAATCGATGTTTTTAACACTCAATTAAATGAATTAATTTCAAAACAACGCAATGAGGGTGAATTCCTATTTAAAATTCGAGGAGAAACTCTTTCCACGACATTAGATAAGGAAGGGCTTCATTTACACATTAAACCAGATATTCTCAAGCTAATACAGTATAAAATTACGTATCAAAAAAACGATGATAAAATAGACATAAGTTATCACAATTTTCATTTTGTTCATCCATATTCTCTAATAAGAGATAATGATGGGCTTTTAAAAATTGCTCGTGATATGACCTATTGCATTGCAGCAGGAATACTACAGGATTATTATTTTTACAATTCTTTTGATGGTGTGTATTTCCCGGCAGGAAGAGCATCTCTCATGGAGATGAAACCTTTTGTCGCAATGCAATTGTTAAGTTCATCTCGTGCCAGTGCAAAACCCTCTCCAAAGATGAGTTCAGTCTTCTCTGACTTTTTTGCATTACTTGAGAAGGTATTAGCAACGAAAGACATCTCAAATGATCAGTATGATGAACTTATAGGGCATTTAATCGGAGGAAGATTTGAAATAAATAAATTATCGGATAATGAGTTTGAGTACCAATATTACTCTGAAAAAAATCCTATTCCGTTTCATCTTCTATCTTCAGGAGTTCAGGAATTGGCACCCATTCTTCTCTACATTAAATATCGTATGCAACCTGGTGATCTGATCATCATCGAAGAGCCAGAAGCCCACCTACACCCTGCAAATCAGTTACTGATGGCACAATTGATTACAAAGATGATTCGGGAGAAAGTAACGGTTGTTCTTACTACTCATAGTGATTATCTGGTTGAACAACTTGCTAATTATCTTAAAACGGGATTATTATCCCCGGATGACCGTAAAGGTCTTGTTTCAGATAGTGATCTCTACATTCATGATGATGAGATCGGCGTGTATGTCATGGAAAAATCCGAAAAAGACGACCTTTATCATGCCAGGGAATTACCCATTGATCCACTGATAGGAATTCCTTCAGAAGAATTTGTCCGTGTCTCTGAAATACTATACAATGAGACAATTCAGATTGAACAGGAATTAGAGGCAGAATAA